Proteins encoded by one window of Arachis ipaensis cultivar K30076 chromosome B04, Araip1.1, whole genome shotgun sequence:
- the LOC107635960 gene encoding uncharacterized protein LOC107635960, which yields MRLNPLKCAFAMEAGKFLGFMITQRKVEANAEKCQAILQMKSPGCVKDVQRLSGRLTALSRFLGASAARALPFFNLMKKRIVFEWTPACEEAFKHFKEILATPPVLGKPKVGEPLYLYLAITDEALVAVLVWEEGKVQQPIYFVSKALQGAELRYSKLEKLALALLTSSRRLRGKNEPRYAIKAQAMADFLVEVAGDPTEEAGIWWRLHVDGDSNQTSGGAGIILESSAGVIYEQSIKFEFPVSNNQAEYEALLGGLILARKVGATRLEVCSDSQVVTSQVNESYQARDSLLQKYLDKVKELSKQFEEVAVQHVLRERNTRADLLSKLASTKPGAGNRSLIQGMIKEPAVALHLTKISPSWMDPITDYQENGKLP from the exons atgaggctcaacccactcAAATGCGCATTTGCCATGGAAGCGGGAAAGTTCCTAgggttcatgataacccaaagaaAGGTCGAAGCCAACGCGGAAAAGTGCCAAGCGATACTCCAAATGAAGAGTCCGGGCTGCGTTAAGGATGTTCAGAGGCTGTCGGGCAGACTCACCGCCTTATCCCGTTTTCTTGGAGCATCGGCTGCTAGGGCGCTACCATTTTTCAATCTTATGAAAAAAAGGATAGTGTTTGAATGGACCCCGGCTTGTGAGGAAGCATTTAAACATTTCAAAGAGATCCTCGCCACACCACCCGTGCTCGGGAAGCCCAAAGTCGGAGAACCACTCTACCTGTACCTGGCCATAACGGATGAAGCGCTGGTGGCAGTTTTGGTATGGGAAGAAGGGAAGGTTCAACAACCAATTTACTTCGTGAGTAAAGCACTGCAAGGAGCAGAATTGAGATACAGCAAATTAGAGAAGCTGGCTCTAGCACTGCTAACTTCCTCCCGAAGACTACG CGGGAAGAATGAGCCCCGATATGCGATCAAGGCACAAGCAATGGCGGACTTCTTGGTAGAAGTAGCGGGGGACCCGACCGAGGAAGCGGGCATATGGTGGAGGCTCCATGTGGACGGGGactccaaccaaacgtccggagGTGCCGGGATCATCTTGGAAAGTTCTGCTGGGGTCATATACGAACAATCAATCAAGTTCGAGTTTCCCGTATCgaacaaccaagcggaatatgaggcCCTTCTAGGCGGCTTGATCTTAGCTCGGAAAGTCGGGGCTACGAGGCTggaagtatgcagcgactcacaGGTCGTGACCTCGCAAGTAAATGAaagctaccaagccagagactcGCTATTGCAAAAGTACTTGGATAAGGTCAAAGAGCTGAGCAAACAGTTTGAGGAGGTCGCGGTCCAACACGTTCTAagggaaaggaacacacgggcagacctcctatccAAGCTAGCGAGCACGAAACCAGGAGCCGGCAACCGGTCCCTCATTCAAGGCATGATAAAAGAACCAGCAGTTGCCCTCCACCTGACAAAGATAAGCCCCTCCTGGATGGACCCCATCACTGATTACCAAGAAAATGGCAAACTCCCTTAA